A DNA window from Camelina sativa cultivar DH55 chromosome 17, Cs, whole genome shotgun sequence contains the following coding sequences:
- the LOC104756497 gene encoding uncharacterized protein C57A10.07-like: MKSYPFGSSKAFHAYSSRGSDFDLESGGNIRKSRKPKNPFPKMIMIRLHHLFKLHPVLVSIVCVSFGITVLILVSSVYESRIGSAVGYYKKSDLDGDGYPFANLKNLVMVAGHSVYTSSDCGRVDKEDSWFLESYQKNPGQAATFLSHIQEGVEAAAKDDDSLLLFSGGETRKDAGPRSEAQSYWAVAESKRWFGKDEVRPRALTEEHARDSFENLLFSVCRFRELTGSYPQNITVVSYDFKEERFAHLHRSAMGFPESRFFYLGTPATLSSKEGALKGEAMVRAQFQEDPYGCVGSLWRKKLKRDPFHRTIPYPNGCPEIRGLFKYCGSAPFPGSLPWD, from the exons ATGAAAAGTTATCCCTTCGGATCGAGTAAGGCGTTTCATGCGTACTCTAGTAGAGGTAGCGACTTCGATTTAGAATCAGGAGGAAACATCAGAAAATCTAGAAAGCCTAAGAATCCGTTTCCCAAAATGATCATGATTCGTCTTCACCACTTGTTCAAACTGCATCCGGTTCTCGTTTCCATCGTTTGCGTCTCGTTTGGTATCACGGTTCTGATACTTGTGTCTTCGGTTTACGAGAGCCGTATCGGTTCAGCGGTTGGTTATTATAAGAAGAGCGATTTGGATGGGGATGGTTACCCGTTTGCTAATCTGAAGAACCTTGTGATGGTTGCTGGACACTCTGTTTACACGAGTAGTGATTGCGGTAGAGTTGATAAGGAGGATTCTTGGTTCTTGGAGTCTTATCAGAAGAATCCTGGTCAGGCTGCTACGTTCTTGAGTCATATACAAGAAGGTGTTGAAGCTGCAGCTAAAGATGATGATTCTTTGCTTTTGTTCAGTGGTGGAGAGACTCGTAAAGATGCTGGACCTCGTAGTGAAGCTCAGAGTTATTGGGCTGTTGCTGAGTCTAAAAGATGGTTTG GCAAGGATGAGGTGAGGCCGAGGGCGTTGACGGAAGAGCATGCCAGAGATAGCTTTGAGAATCTTCTCTTTAGTGTTTGTCGGTTCAGAGAGCTCACAGGGTCTTACCCACAGAACATTACA GTAGTGAGTTATGATTTTAAGGAGGAGAGATTTGCGCATTTGCATCGTTCAGCAATGGGATTTCCAGAATCAAGATTCTTCTACTTAGGAACTCCGGCTACTCTATCATCCAAGGAAGGGGCTCTAAAGGGCGAGGCTATGGTTAGAGCTCAGTTTCAAGAAGATCCATACGGGTGTGTTGGTTCGCTTTGGCGTAAGAAGCTGAAGCGTGACCCTTTCCACAGGACTATACCTTACCCTAATGGCTGCCCTGAGATTAGAGGATTGTTCAAGTACTGTGGTTCAGCTCCTTTTCCAGGCTCTCTCCCATGGGATTAA
- the LOC104756496 gene encoding target of Myb protein 1-like, producing the protein MANNAAACAERATNDMLIGPDWAINIELCDIINMDPSQTKEAVKVLKKRLGSKNSKVQILALYALETLSKNCGESVCQLIVDRDILPDMVKIVKKKPDLAVREKILSLLDTWQEAFGGSGGRFPQYYNAYNELRSAGIEFPPRTESSVPFFTPPQTQPIIAQAAASDEDAAIQASLQSDDASALSLEEIQSAQGSVDVLTDMLGALDPSHPEGLKEELIVDLVEQCRTYQRRVMTLVNTTSDEELMCQGLALNDDLQRVLQHHDDKAKGNSAPATAPTPIPLVSINHDESDESDDDFAQLAYRSKRESVRGTGSGNFNPILPPPPPSMRPVHVESGTMDFLSGDVYKPQGTSESVKPPSTSQSSHLDSSAPVFDDEPVPQSKSPEQALFTKPVYDQTEQLPPAPWDTQETRNTQETRKYPASMSARTNKRPDYFQHNVPQQSSSGSDSSYDDLVGQSRNLSLNPTTSAAAPVTPPKKDDKPEDILFKDLIEFAKTRTSSSSTSKPNNQNNKPF; encoded by the exons ATGGCGAATAACGCGGCTGCTTGTGCTGAGAGAGCTACCAATGATATGCTGATTGGTCCTGATTGGGCTATCAACATTGAACTCTGTGACATTATCAACATGGATCCTAG tcAAACAAAGGAAGCAGTGAAGGTGCTCAAGAAGCGGTTAGGAAGTAAAAATTCTAAAGTGCAGATTCTTGCCCTTTAT GCTTTGGAAACTCTGAGTAAGAATTGTGGCGAGAGCGTGTGCCAGCTCATTGTTGACCGTGATATTTTGCCTGATATGGTCAAAATAGtgaagaaaaag CCGGACCTGGCTGTGAGGGAAAAGATACTTAGCTTATTAGATACATGGCAAGAAGCTTTTGGTGGAAGCGGTGGAAGATTCCCTCAGTACTACAATGCTTATAATGAACTCAGG TCTGCTGGAATTGAATTCCCACCTCGAACGGAGAGCAGTGTACCGTTCTTTACTCCACCTCAGACTCAGCCTATTATTGCTCAGGCTGCGGCATCAGATGAAGACGCTGCTATTCAAGCCTCTTTGCAAAGTGATGATGCTTCTGCACTCAG tttggaagaGATTCAAAGCGCTCAGGGATCAGTTGATGTTTTGACGGACATGCTTGGGGCTCTTGATCCAAGTCATCCAGAG GGTTTAAAGGAAGAACTTATAGTTGATTTGGTCGAGCAATGCCGTACTTATCAAAGACGTGTAATGACTCTGGTGAACACCACTTC agATGAGGAACTTATGTGTCAAGGATTAGCACTGAACGACGATTTGCAGCGTGTTCTTCAGCACCATGATGATAAGGCAAAGGGAAACTCTGCTCCTGCAACAGCTCCCACTCCAATTCCGCTTGTTAGCATCAATCATGATGAGTCAGATGAGTCAGATGATGATTTTGCTCAGCTAGCTTATAG GTCGAAAAGAGAAAGTGTACGAGGGACTGGATCAGGGAATTTCAACCCTattcttcctcctccaccaccatctaTGAGGCCAGTACATGTTGAATCTGGCACTATGGACTTCCTCAGTGGTGATGTCTACAAACCTCAAGGAACCTCAGAGAGTGTAAAGCCTCCGAGTACTTCCCAATCATCACACCTGGACTCTTCCGCTCCTGTTTTCGATGATGAGCCAGTTCCCCAGAGCAAATCCCCTGAGCAAGCTTTGTTCACCAAACCAGTTTATGACCAAACTGAGCAATTGCCTCCTGCTCCATGGGATACTCAGGAAACAAGGAATACTCAGGAAACAAGGAAGTATCCAGCATCAATGTCTGCTAGAACCAACAAGAGGCCAGATTACTTCCAGCATAATGTTCCCCAGCAGTCAAGCAGTGGCTCTGATTCTTCATACGATGATCTTGTGGGACAATCCCGGAATCTCTCTCTGAATCCAACAACATCTGCTGCTGCTCCTGTTACACCaccaaagaaagatgataaACCAGAGGATATCCTATTCAAAGACCTGATTGAGTTTGCAAAAACCAGgacatcatcatcttctaccTCCAAACCCAACAATCAGAATAACAAACCGTTTTGA